In the Chlorobium limicola DSM 245 genome, one interval contains:
- the nifJ gene encoding pyruvate:ferredoxin (flavodoxin) oxidoreductase has protein sequence MSRTFKTMEGNEALAHISYRTSEVISIYPITPASPMGEYSDAWADLGKTNIWGTIPKIDELQSEAGAAAAVHGALQTGALTTTFTASQGLLLMIPNMYKIAGELSPCVIHVSARSLAAQALSIFGDHGDVMSVRGTGFALLASSSVQEVMDMALIAAAATLESRIPIMHFFDGFRTSHEISKIEVVPDEIIKAMVSDELVIAHRNRRMSPDAPTIRGTSQNPDVYFQGRETVNKFYEACPGIIERLMDKFGELTGRHYKPYQYYGAPDAERVIILMGSGVEAVRETVEFLNLTGEKVGVINARLFRPFDIERFVKALPASVRSISVLDRVKEPGSAGEPLYLDTVNALLEGFNNGLIKAIPAITGGRYGLSSKEFTPTMVKAVFDNMASGSPKNHFTVGITDDVTGSSLDYDRTFAIEPDEVFRAIFYGLGSDGTVGANKNTIKIIGENTPNYAQGYFVYDSKKAGSITTSHLRFGPKQIHSTYLVSEAHFIGCHHWIFLEMIDLVKNLKQNGTLLLNSHYAPEELWDKLPKIVQEHLIRKQAKLYTIDAYKVAQASGMGQRINTIMQACFFAISGVLPREEAIEKIKDSIRETYGKKGDEVVNQNIQAVDNTLANLHEVTIGSVAESNKELRSPIVGEAPEFVCNVLARIIAGEGDDIPVSDMPVDGTYPTGTSKFEKRNLAENIPVWEPDLCIQCGKCSLVCPHAAIRAKVYDANYLANAPKTFKCIDAKGASWAGMKYTIQIAPEDCTGCDMCAHVCPGKDRTNPERKALEMYPQAPLRDAEIDNWNYFLNIPEYDRNKINVRLIKEQQLQQPLFEFSGACAGCGETPYVKLMTQLFGDRLVVGNATGCSSIYGGNLPTTPYSTNAAGLGPTWSNSLFEDTAEFALGFRSSIDKQREYAMELVKRMASEIGESLATEILEAKEINEPEIFEQRKRISVLKDKLQQIDSADARNLLSVADMLVKKSVWGVGGDGWAYDIGYGGVDHVTAGNKNINLLVLDTEVYSNTGGQASKATPKAAIAKFAAAGRVTNKKDLGLISMSYGTAYVASVALGARDDQTLKAFLEAEAYDGPSIIIAYSHCIAHGINMATGLDNQKAAVDSGHWLLYRYNPDLLKEGKNPLILDSKKPKMPIAQFLDNENRFRMLKKSHPALAEQYYAEIQKAVDARWAHYEYMAARSFDELKA, from the coding sequence ATGAGCCGGACGTTTAAGACAATGGAGGGAAATGAAGCCTTAGCTCATATCTCTTACCGTACCAGTGAAGTTATTTCAATCTACCCGATAACGCCGGCATCCCCTATGGGCGAATATTCGGACGCGTGGGCTGATTTAGGAAAAACCAACATATGGGGTACCATCCCGAAGATCGACGAGTTGCAGAGTGAAGCCGGCGCAGCCGCAGCTGTCCACGGCGCATTGCAGACAGGCGCCCTTACCACGACGTTTACCGCTTCACAGGGTCTGCTTCTGATGATTCCGAACATGTACAAAATCGCCGGAGAACTCTCTCCCTGCGTCATTCATGTTTCGGCCCGTTCCCTTGCTGCCCAGGCCCTCTCGATTTTCGGAGACCACGGCGACGTCATGTCCGTCAGAGGCACAGGGTTTGCCCTTCTTGCTTCGAGCTCGGTACAGGAGGTCATGGATATGGCCCTCATCGCAGCTGCAGCGACCCTCGAGTCCAGAATACCGATCATGCACTTTTTCGACGGCTTCAGAACCTCTCACGAAATTTCAAAAATCGAAGTTGTTCCCGATGAGATCATCAAAGCCATGGTCAGCGACGAACTCGTCATTGCCCACCGCAACCGCCGGATGAGCCCGGATGCTCCGACAATCCGCGGCACCTCCCAGAACCCGGATGTCTATTTCCAGGGAAGGGAAACCGTCAACAAATTTTATGAAGCGTGTCCCGGCATCATCGAACGTCTGATGGACAAATTCGGTGAACTGACCGGACGCCACTACAAACCATATCAGTATTACGGCGCACCCGATGCCGAAAGAGTTATCATTCTCATGGGCTCAGGCGTTGAGGCCGTGAGGGAAACCGTCGAATTCCTCAACCTTACCGGCGAAAAAGTCGGCGTCATCAATGCGCGCCTCTTCCGTCCTTTCGATATCGAACGTTTTGTCAAGGCCCTGCCGGCATCGGTCAGATCCATTTCGGTACTTGACCGTGTCAAGGAACCCGGAAGCGCCGGTGAACCGCTCTATCTCGACACCGTCAACGCCCTGCTCGAAGGGTTCAACAACGGTCTTATCAAAGCCATACCGGCAATCACAGGCGGCAGATACGGACTCTCTTCGAAAGAGTTCACCCCGACCATGGTCAAGGCCGTTTTCGACAACATGGCTTCAGGATCGCCGAAAAACCATTTCACGGTCGGCATCACTGACGACGTCACCGGTTCGAGCCTCGATTACGACCGCACGTTTGCCATCGAGCCGGATGAAGTATTCCGGGCTATCTTCTACGGCCTCGGCTCGGACGGCACGGTTGGAGCGAACAAAAACACGATCAAGATTATCGGCGAAAACACGCCGAACTACGCACAGGGCTACTTCGTGTACGACTCGAAAAAAGCCGGCTCGATCACCACGTCGCACCTGCGTTTCGGACCGAAACAGATTCATTCGACCTATCTCGTCAGTGAGGCGCACTTCATCGGCTGCCATCACTGGATCTTCCTTGAAATGATCGATCTGGTCAAAAATCTCAAACAGAACGGCACGCTGCTGCTGAACTCGCATTATGCTCCTGAAGAACTTTGGGACAAACTGCCGAAAATCGTTCAGGAACACCTGATCAGAAAACAGGCGAAACTCTATACCATCGACGCCTACAAGGTTGCCCAGGCAAGCGGCATGGGTCAGCGCATCAACACCATCATGCAGGCCTGCTTCTTTGCCATTTCCGGAGTTCTTCCCCGTGAAGAGGCCATCGAAAAAATCAAGGACTCCATCCGCGAGACATATGGAAAGAAAGGTGACGAGGTTGTCAACCAGAACATCCAGGCTGTTGACAACACCCTTGCGAACCTTCATGAAGTAACAATCGGCTCCGTTGCAGAAAGCAACAAAGAACTTCGTTCTCCGATTGTCGGTGAAGCACCCGAATTCGTCTGCAATGTGCTTGCAAGAATCATTGCCGGCGAAGGAGACGACATCCCGGTCAGCGATATGCCGGTTGACGGAACCTATCCTACGGGAACCTCGAAATTCGAAAAACGGAACCTGGCCGAAAACATTCCGGTATGGGAACCCGATCTCTGCATCCAGTGCGGCAAATGTTCGCTGGTCTGCCCGCACGCGGCAATCAGAGCGAAAGTGTACGATGCGAACTACCTGGCCAATGCGCCGAAAACGTTCAAATGCATCGATGCAAAAGGCGCCAGCTGGGCCGGTATGAAATATACCATCCAGATCGCACCTGAAGACTGCACGGGTTGCGATATGTGTGCACATGTCTGCCCTGGGAAGGATCGCACCAATCCCGAAAGAAAAGCGCTGGAAATGTACCCCCAGGCGCCCCTGCGTGATGCGGAAATCGACAACTGGAACTACTTCCTCAATATTCCGGAATACGACCGCAATAAAATCAATGTGCGCCTGATCAAGGAGCAGCAGCTTCAGCAGCCGCTCTTCGAGTTTTCCGGAGCTTGCGCGGGATGTGGCGAAACCCCCTATGTCAAGCTTATGACCCAGCTCTTCGGCGACAGGCTGGTAGTCGGCAATGCAACGGGATGTTCGTCCATTTACGGAGGCAACCTTCCCACGACGCCCTACTCGACCAATGCTGCAGGACTTGGACCGACATGGTCAAACTCGCTCTTCGAAGACACTGCGGAATTCGCGCTCGGCTTCAGAAGCTCGATCGACAAACAGCGGGAATATGCCATGGAGCTCGTGAAAAGAATGGCTTCCGAAATCGGAGAATCCCTGGCTACCGAGATTCTCGAAGCGAAAGAGATCAACGAACCTGAAATATTCGAACAGCGCAAACGGATCTCGGTACTGAAAGATAAACTTCAGCAGATCGATTCGGCCGATGCGAGAAACCTGCTCTCGGTTGCTGACATGCTGGTTAAAAAGAGTGTCTGGGGTGTAGGCGGCGACGGCTGGGCTTACGATATCGGCTATGGCGGCGTCGATCATGTAACGGCAGGCAACAAGAACATCAACCTTCTGGTGCTTGACACGGAGGTTTACTCCAATACAGGAGGCCAGGCATCGAAAGCGACCCCGAAAGCGGCTATTGCCAAATTCGCGGCAGCCGGACGCGTCACGAACAAAAAGGACCTCGGGCTGATCTCCATGAGCTACGGCACTGCCTATGTCGCAAGCGTAGCACTCGGCGCTCGTGACGATCAGACCCTCAAGGCATTCCTCGAAGCGGAAGCCTATGACGGCCCTTCGATCATCATCGCCTACTCGCATTGTATCGCTCACGGCATCAACATGGCGACAGGCCTCGACAATCAGAAAGCTGCGGTTGATTCCGGCCACTGGCTGCTCTATCGCTACAATCCCGATCTCTTGAAAGAGGGCAAAAATCCGTTGATTCTCGACTCCAAGAAACCGAAAATGCCTATTGCTCAGTTCCTCGACAATGAAAACCGGTTCAGAATGCTCAAGAAAAGCCATCCGGCTCTTGCCGAGCAGTACTATGCGGAAATCCAGAAAGCCGTAGATGCTCGCTGGGCTCATTATGAGTATATGGCCGCCAGATCCTTCGACGAGTTAAAAGCCTGA
- the rlmB gene encoding 23S rRNA (guanosine(2251)-2'-O)-methyltransferase RlmB, giving the protein MYTEQSENVVYGRNAVLELLQNKPDTIEKIYFQFNTSHPKLKEILITARRQKVVTGKARLEKLNQIAGTAKHQGICALISTVTFYSIDDILDHPRNSAPLLVILQGLEDPHNIGAIIRTAEAAAADAVVLIEGRGAPVNAAVHKASAGALSHMRICKVKSLVRIMEYLHERGFRVYAADMDAELNYTDADLKGPTALVLGAEGSGLSPEAMKFCGSSVRIPIAGCIESLNVSVTAGILLYEAMRQRLS; this is encoded by the coding sequence ATGTACACAGAACAGTCTGAAAATGTTGTTTATGGCCGCAATGCGGTTCTCGAGCTCCTTCAGAACAAACCTGATACTATCGAGAAAATCTATTTTCAGTTCAATACGTCGCACCCGAAGCTTAAGGAGATTCTGATAACCGCAAGGAGACAGAAGGTTGTTACCGGCAAAGCCCGGCTGGAAAAACTGAACCAGATTGCAGGTACGGCAAAGCATCAGGGAATATGCGCTCTCATCAGTACCGTAACGTTCTATTCTATCGACGATATTCTTGATCATCCCCGCAATTCAGCGCCGTTGCTTGTCATACTTCAGGGTCTTGAAGATCCGCACAATATTGGTGCTATTATCCGAACGGCCGAAGCTGCCGCTGCTGATGCCGTCGTGCTGATCGAGGGCCGGGGCGCTCCGGTCAATGCGGCGGTTCACAAGGCTTCTGCAGGAGCCCTCTCCCATATGCGGATATGCAAGGTGAAAAGTCTTGTACGCATCATGGAATATCTTCATGAACGGGGTTTTCGTGTTTATGCCGCAGATATGGATGCCGAACTCAACTACACCGATGCCGATCTGAAAGGGCCGACGGCACTGGTGCTGGGTGCGGAAGGTAGCGGACTTTCTCCTGAAGCCATGAAGTTCTGTGGCAGCTCGGTACGCATTCCCATAGCCGGGTGCATCGAGTCTCTCAATGTCAGCGTAACGGCCGGCATTCTCCTCTATGAAGCCATGCGCCAGCGCCTTTCGTAA
- the gcvH gene encoding glycine cleavage system protein GcvH: MSIPDDLRYTKDHEWIKLLEDGSAALVGITDFAQSELGDIVFVELKPAGTKLKAHEVFGTVEAVKTVADLFAPVAGEIMEVNGSLDAAEVVNQDPYGEGWLVKIRIDDPASLAELLDAAAYRELIGE, from the coding sequence ATGAGTATTCCTGACGATCTTCGTTACACCAAAGACCATGAATGGATCAAGCTGCTGGAAGACGGCAGCGCCGCGCTTGTCGGTATTACTGATTTTGCCCAGTCCGAGCTTGGTGATATAGTTTTTGTCGAGCTGAAACCTGCCGGAACGAAACTGAAAGCACATGAAGTTTTCGGAACGGTAGAAGCGGTAAAGACCGTTGCCGATCTTTTTGCGCCTGTTGCCGGCGAGATTATGGAAGTAAACGGTTCGCTCGACGCAGCCGAAGTCGTCAACCAGGACCCTTACGGAGAGGGATGGCTGGTAAAAATCCGTATCGATGATCCGGCTTCTCTTGCCGAACTTCTCGATGCAGCAGCTTACCGCGAGCTTATCGGCGAGTAA
- the gcvPA gene encoding aminomethyl-transferring glycine dehydrogenase subunit GcvPA, translating to MPFIVNTDQDREEMLRSIGASSFDDLIADIPPEIRLDRALELFPALSEQEVMTLLEGLSSANSSSAGFVSFLGGGAYDHFIPSAVKSIVSRSEFYTAYTPYQAEVSQGTLQAIYEYQSMMCRLYDMDVANASMYDGATALAEAVLMAMTITGRELVVLAGKLSPYTGSVLKTYLEASGHGVIHQNRLENGIGSVDGLKGLMNDRVAAVVVQQPNFYGSLEEVEAIGAAARENGALFIVSADPVSLGILAAPGSYGADIAVGEGQPLGNHQNFGGPYLGIFTVRQPYVRKIPGRLVGMTKDREGNDGFILTLQTREQHIRREKATSNICTNQALCALQAAVYLSLLGKQGIREVAEQCTLKAHYLAGRITELPGYSLKYSAPFFREFVLETPLPAAVIISAMLEKGIFAGYDLSASGENGLLVAVTEKRTRAELDSFVQALAAL from the coding sequence ATGCCATTCATCGTCAATACCGACCAGGACCGGGAGGAGATGCTCCGGAGTATCGGGGCATCATCGTTTGATGACCTGATAGCGGATATCCCTCCGGAAATTCGTCTTGACAGGGCTCTTGAACTTTTTCCGGCCCTCAGCGAGCAGGAAGTCATGACGCTGCTTGAAGGCCTTTCGTCGGCCAACAGCAGCAGTGCGGGTTTTGTAAGTTTTCTTGGAGGAGGCGCTTACGATCATTTCATTCCTTCAGCCGTAAAAAGCATTGTTTCGCGCAGTGAATTCTATACGGCCTATACCCCTTATCAGGCGGAGGTGTCGCAGGGCACGCTTCAGGCGATCTATGAGTATCAGAGCATGATGTGCCGTCTGTATGACATGGATGTCGCCAATGCATCGATGTATGACGGCGCGACTGCTCTTGCCGAAGCGGTGCTCATGGCCATGACGATAACCGGCCGCGAGCTGGTGGTGCTTGCCGGCAAGCTGAGTCCTTACACCGGCAGTGTTCTGAAAACCTATCTGGAGGCTTCGGGTCATGGCGTGATTCACCAGAATCGGCTTGAGAACGGCATCGGATCTGTTGACGGTCTGAAAGGGCTCATGAACGACAGGGTTGCCGCCGTTGTGGTGCAGCAGCCGAATTTTTACGGATCGCTTGAAGAGGTAGAGGCGATCGGTGCCGCAGCTCGTGAAAACGGTGCACTTTTCATAGTTTCTGCTGATCCGGTTTCTCTTGGTATTCTGGCTGCTCCCGGAAGTTACGGCGCCGATATCGCCGTTGGTGAAGGTCAGCCACTCGGCAACCATCAGAACTTCGGCGGTCCTTATCTCGGCATTTTTACCGTCCGGCAGCCTTATGTTCGCAAGATACCGGGACGTCTTGTAGGAATGACGAAAGATCGCGAAGGCAATGACGGGTTCATTCTCACGCTCCAGACTCGTGAACAGCATATCAGGAGGGAAAAAGCCACCTCGAACATCTGTACCAATCAGGCGCTCTGCGCTCTTCAGGCGGCTGTCTATCTTTCGCTGCTCGGAAAGCAGGGTATTCGCGAAGTCGCCGAACAGTGTACTCTCAAAGCGCACTACCTCGCCGGCAGAATTACCGAACTGCCAGGGTACTCCTTGAAGTACAGTGCTCCGTTTTTCCGGGAATTTGTTCTGGAAACGCCGCTGCCAGCCGCAGTAATCATCAGCGCCATGCTGGAGAAAGGGATTTTCGCCGGTTACGATCTTTCCGCTTCGGGAGAGAACGGCCTTCTTGTCGCCGTTACGGAAAAGCGCACAAGAGCTGAACTCGACAGTTTCGTTCAGGCTCTTGCGGCACTGTAG
- the dapA gene encoding 4-hydroxy-tetrahydrodipicolinate synthase encodes MSTRLISGSAVALVTPFRQDCSVDTVALRQLVRFHIAAGTDIIIPCGTTGESPTLSMEEQSRIIRTVKEEAGEQIMVAAGAGTNATDHAVELAKNAEKAGASAILSVAPYYNKPSQEGIYQHYARIAEAVSVPIIIYNVPGRTGSNVAASTILRLARDFGNIAAVKEASDNMAQITELLEERPENFSVLTGEDMLILPFMAMGGDGVISVAANQVPSAVKRLVEAARTGRLDEARAINTRYRRLFRLNFIESNPVPVKYALALMGMIEEVYRLPLVPLADENKRILKEELQSLGLV; translated from the coding sequence ATGTCCACACGACTCATTTCAGGCTCCGCCGTCGCTCTCGTTACTCCGTTCAGGCAGGACTGCTCTGTCGATACCGTTGCATTACGACAACTGGTACGGTTTCACATTGCAGCCGGAACCGATATTATCATCCCCTGCGGAACAACCGGGGAATCGCCGACACTCTCTATGGAGGAGCAGTCACGCATCATCCGTACGGTAAAAGAGGAAGCCGGCGAACAGATCATGGTTGCGGCAGGAGCCGGAACCAACGCCACGGACCATGCGGTCGAGTTGGCGAAAAATGCAGAAAAAGCCGGGGCTTCGGCCATACTCTCTGTCGCACCCTACTATAACAAGCCTTCCCAGGAAGGCATCTATCAGCACTACGCCCGCATTGCCGAAGCAGTCTCCGTTCCGATTATCATCTACAACGTTCCCGGCAGGACGGGCAGCAATGTGGCGGCATCGACGATTCTCAGGCTTGCCCGTGATTTCGGCAACATCGCGGCAGTCAAGGAGGCTTCGGATAACATGGCCCAGATAACGGAACTTCTCGAAGAAAGACCTGAGAACTTTTCCGTACTGACCGGCGAGGATATGCTTATTCTTCCGTTCATGGCGATGGGAGGAGACGGAGTTATTTCCGTAGCGGCGAACCAGGTGCCGTCGGCAGTCAAGCGTTTGGTCGAAGCTGCCCGCACCGGACGTCTTGACGAAGCCCGCGCGATCAACACCCGATACCGTCGGCTCTTCAGGCTTAACTTTATTGAAAGCAATCCGGTACCGGTTAAGTACGCGCTGGCCCTGATGGGTATGATCGAAGAGGTCTATCGGCTTCCGCTTGTTCCACTGGCGGATGAAAACAAGCGCATCCTGAAAGAGGAGCTTCAGAGCCTCGGGCTTGTGTAA